A segment of the Bos taurus isolate L1 Dominette 01449 registration number 42190680 breed Hereford chromosome 8, ARS-UCD2.0, whole genome shotgun sequence genome:
CCACATTCCACAGGCCAAACCATTTCTCCCTGAGAGAACATTAAAAATGGAAGGTTCCAGAATGACTCCAGTGACCTCACAGAGCGAGTTCTCTCATTAGCAGGATTTGGGTTTGGACATGTGACCGAAATTTCCACCATCCATCTTAATATCCTGAAAATATTGGCTGGCTCAGCCATCTACCAGTCTGTtgaaaatttacatatttttccCAGTTCTTGGGTTCCCAAAGCCAGAAGGTAGCCTTTCCCCAGCAGCTCACCCACTGGTCAGCAAATCCTGACCTGCTAAATGTTACAAGGAGGACAAGCATCCAATTTGTCTCTGAAACTTTAGAATAACTGTACTTGAATTTCTCCTTCAGCAAGGAATGTTTAGTTCCTTCATAGTGAGCTCGTCATAAATTACATCTTGTgttcaggcgctcagttgtggctgactctttgtgaccccgtggactatagcccaccaggctcctctgtctatggaattttccagggaaggttactggaatgggttgccattttctactccaagatTATGTCTTAGCACCTAGTAATCCCTACATCCAGGAATAATGATTTCAAGGAACAAAACTGATTTCCCAAAGAATTAATTCCTCTTCTTAATTCCCAAAGAATTTGAGGTAGTAAAAACCAACATTTTCTGGCTCAGATTATCACATACTTCATGTTGTCCTTTAATGAATTTAGCTTCAAAGACTATACTTAGCCTACCCATGTGGCTGTGGCTACTACAAATATTTTAGGAATTCCTTCTTGGGATTATAATCTATACAGAGAATTCAGTGGTATGATCTTGAAACAAGTGTTTTTATCCACCTTGAGGATTAACCTTCGGGCTGGTCTTAAAGTCAAGGGTCTTaactatttaaaaacattaaatccAGCCTCATAAAGGGAAAGATGTAACCCCACTATGAAGAAGTAAGTGGACATGTCATAGATGTTGTGACATGTGCTCAGTGGAACAATTCCTCAGTGGaattcaaaaaatgttttgatCAGTGGAAGCCCTGTTAGAATGAGGTCATGGGTAATCTCCTAGAAGAGCACAACCAGTCTCCTGTGTGAAAGTTCTGAGATGTACATGAATTGTACTATCGGGGGAGGCTGTCCAGAAGCTAAGGCCAGTTTGGACTTTGTCCCTAGAAAGGCATACAAGAATGATGATGCCGTCACATTCTCAGCTTACTTGGCACTTCTCCCTATCCTCTACAATTCTATCATGTCCCACTCGAGTTATATTGGCCAACAGGGAGAGCTTACAGAGCTAAAAGGGGACCACCTCAAAATCAGGAGTCCACCAGACCAAAAGCCACAGAAGTGCCTAAGAGCCTTTGCCCAGTTGATGGCTCCTGTGCTATTTCTGAAGGATCCAGGAGAACTTCAATGCCTTCTGTGCCGAACCTTTACTCCTTATTTCTCGGCTCCAAGCCCCATTCCCTTCTGTGCACTTTTCTGTAATTCAGCAACTGGAAGGATGCAAACCACATTTTCCAGGTTCCCTTGCCTGCTGTCTCGTGGTCAGGTTCTGCCAATGAGAGACACTGTTGGGAGACTAGAAGATAGAATGAGGAAGTGAGGGCCTCTCTTGCTGCATCTGGTTTCTGTCATCAACCCTCAACAATGACAGAGAGCCACAGCTCAGGCCTCTTTTAGCACACCCAGCACCAGCCTCGTGGTGCCATCTTGGGTGTCCTGATGTCAGGACACAACCATAGCTGTTCCTGCTCTGTACTCCTAGGTTCCagtaactctgctgctgctgctaagccgcttcagtcgtgtccaactctgtgtgaccccatagacggcagcccaccaggctcccccatccctgggattctccaggcaagaacactggagtgggttgccatttccttctccaatgcatggaagtgaaaagtgaaagtgaagtcgctcagtcgtgcccgactcagcgaccccatggactgcagcctaccaggctcctccgtccatggaattttccaggcaagagtactggagtggggtgccattgccagtaACTCTACCCTCTCCTATTTGCTCGCCTAATTCCAGGGCCAACATTGTTTCCTATACTCACCAATCTTTAGGTTATCTCACTTTCCCCCTTTTGCTCTTCTAGCCTATGTATCAGTCTCCCTGTATCAAATGTCCTCTGTTTAAAATACcctggttttgtttctgttttcctgattCACCTTTCAAATGGGCCTTCTCCAAGCAAGCAGGTGATAAGAATAAAATGAATCTCAGTGATCCTGTAAGAGCCACCTATTTGCAAGGAAATGATAACAGACttgaggaaaacagaaacaagaacaGAGTCTGTGGGCCACAATTATGTGAAGCCTCAGCCAgagataaattttcttttttaagagattttgttagtttttaaagACATGAGTTCATGATATAATTTCCTATCTGGTTTCTGCAGCTTTGACTTGCTCTGCCAAGCTCAGAAGGAAACGATCTGTTCAACCATCCCGTTGTTGCTTTTCTCCTCAGAAACACAGCCGCAACGGAGGCCGATGCTTACAGCTTGATCACAGAGCTAACTGTGCTTGTTAGGCTGCGCCATGCATTCCCCACACCCAGGCAACCCAGGGAGCCTCCACACAGCTGGAGCTCCTCCGAGCTTAGGCCTGTTTATCTGCATGCTCAGAAGCTCTCCCAGGATCGAACAGCTGACCCTCTTGTGCATCTTAtagtctctctcttttccctaGGAGAGAAGGAatcacttctgttttattttcccccaaatgAATCTGGAAGCAGAAATAATTGTTTCCATGTGATAAAGACTATCAACTAGTCAGATATGGTAGCTTCTATTTACTGTGGATAGCATACAGGCTAGTACTTTACATATGTTTCCTATTACATTATGCTTACAAATAACCTACATTTGACAGACGAGCAGGGACTGTCTTCTAATGCATGAGCATCTCCAGACATGAGTGTCCATGAGGGATTTGTTCTGCAGCTGTAGGAGAATTCACAATAATGAAAATTGCCATGCTTCTCTTAAAAACCCTGAGTTGAATTACTAAGGAAAGTTGCAGGATCCTTGGCATAGAGACAGAGGAGATTATTAAAAACAAGTCAGATGCTGGGTTGTCCGAGAGCACTAAAAGCACATGGAAGGAGGGATTAGAGAACGCGTTCCTAATGTGGGTGAGTATACCACAAAGGCTACAGCACTGCAGTGGGGCAAGGAAATATCCATACTAGTTTTCTTTGCTTCATCTTTACATTTTCAATGTGGGAGTGTATGTTTTATGAACTATATAATATATTTGAGAGGTAACATCTTAATGCAGTAGGTTGATTATATTACAAGACTCTATGTCTTCCTGTAAACAGGTTCTTTGCCATACAACTTTGTGGTGCTTTCCTATGGGGAGTGGGCTAATTTGCTCTGCCCTTTGACTCTGAGTTTGGCCTTGTGACTTACTTTGGCCAATGCGTTGAGCATGTGACAAGAACAAAAGCTTATCAGAGTTTGCATGATTGGGCTTGCACACTCTCTCTTGCCCTTTGCCACAGCCATGGATACATGCCACCTGGATGAGGAAAGACCTAGTCGCCCTCTTCATCCCAGATGTCAGCCAGGTGACCATCAGACTGGGACATGAGTGGCTGACATCAGTCCAAATGACAAAAATCTTGGGGTTGAAACCAGCCCGAGTTGCTGACTTGAAAACTCATGAGCCAAAAAGATGCTTGACATTTTAAGCCACAAAATTTTGGGGTGGTTTGTAATGCATCATTATCACAGCAATAAATAGCTTATAACTTATGAATAACTACACATTTATCATGGGTGTAtgctcaaaattttttaaattatgagatGTATGATCTCATAATCATACATTAGGATTCTACTTCTCAGATTCTCACGTCTGCTCAGTCATGCCTATTTAGATGAGCTTCTCACCATTcaagctctttttttcttttagtatatgtacacactgttatatttatgtatgtatttacttttggctgtgctggatcttcgttgctgcgtgagggctttctctagttgcggagagcggGGGCTcctttctagttgcagtgcgtgggctcctcactgcagtgacttctcttgtgggagagcacaggctctagctcatgggcttcaatagttgcggCACCTTGCTGATTCTAGggcccgtgggctcagtagtcagaGCTTGCTCACCACTCAAGTTTTAATAAATGTCATCTTTTCCAGGAAGGCTTCTCTGACTATTCCACTATTATATCAAAGGTAGATTCTACCACCCAGATCACTCTCTATCCTATAAAAACCCACTAACCTCTGAAATGATTTATTATCTCTTTCCATTAGGCTGCAAACTCCATGAGGGAAAGAATTTCACTTCCTACCCCTTCCCCCCGCCCGCAATCACTCAGTATCCCTAGAGTTTAGAATACTCCTTGGCACACtaagtgctcaaaaaaaaaaaaaccttgctcAGTGAATGAAAATGGATTTTTGAGGGTTACATGAAGATTTGGTCTTAATCTTATGTATCGTTTTACTTTGCatcttctttttgctttattgcaAATAAGGGCCCTTAGTATACAATATGCAATGTCATCAGAAATATATAGATGAATTGGGTTAATAATATATTGGTCCTGAGGAATCTTCAACGGGAGTTTTTCCCATTGTTTTCATAGGTTAGTTCAGAAACAAATACAGGTAATCAGTCTTTTGTCTAATTCATAATGATTTTTTACTAGTATAACTAATTTTTAGAGAACAAAATGGATGAATGCCAGTGGTAAAGGTTAAGGTTGGTTAATGGTAGGTTGACATGTGCAAATTCTGGCCTATGAAAACCATGTCttatagagagaaaaaaaaagaaaaatcacactgGTAAAAGTAATAATTGGTAAACTTTGTTATAGATAGAAACTGAATGataattcaatttttattgtCAAATCTATAGAAAATACCAACTTTGAAATGATTTTAGTTAATATAAAAAGGAGGATAAGttgaaaatttttaagtattatacATCAAACAGATCAAGACATTAAAGGAGATTATTAGGCATTCACttcaggaaattttttaaagaggaaaactcATTAGCAACAGACTTCTCATcagaaattttatattaatatacaaaaggtacaaaaaaaaaccttttgtgtattaaaaatacaatatcaaAGAGTCCACTAGGTCCAGCTTACATACGCTAGCCTTCTAAGATATTTGGCTGAATGAAAACTTGACTTTCTACAACTTGGTTTTATGTCATCAGCCTGTGGATGTTCTCTTTTCCCTCCTTGCTTTACTCATCACTAACATCAATGTTGTTTGCTAATGCATGTGTTTGGCTAATGCATTGGCCAAAActtataaacaatattttataaataaaaaataaatttattcatccAATAAATTGGATAAATCCATTATTTATCCAATAATGGATAAATCATGCTCCATTTGTTCCATCTGTACACATGGTTATCTACTATGGGGATGACCTTTCATCATTTGGAATATGATCAGAGGAGCAGCATTTGGCTCAAATGCTTATTTGGAAGAGCCGGACGTCATCCTGTCACCAAGGAAAGCTCACAAATCCTGTTGTACACGTGAGTGCTCTGCTTTCCAGGGAAGTGAGACTCATTGAATTGTAGAGCTCTATACCCTTTTCTCTTggagatgagaagactgaggcgaGGGAGAAAGGGGGCGAGGTTTCACAGGTAATGAAAGGGTCACACATTATGCAGGGTCACAGTTAATTATTAGCAGATCAGTGACTGGAACCTAAACCTCAATTTTCCATCCTACTATGCTACACTATTAGTAGGAGCCCTGAGTAGATTCACAGAACTTTACACCAGACTGTGCGTTATATCATATCCAATAATAATGTCAAAAGTATCTATTTTGTAACACAGCAAAAACTGGTTATATTTGCTTAATGTCTTTAAAGGCATTACAAACaagctaattaaaaaataaggaaagcatACACCTAGTTCTTTCCTATGTGTGTatgtggcatgtgtgtgtgctaaatcgcttcagtcgtgtcccactctttgcaaccctatggactatagcccaccaggctcctctgtccattgaattccccaggcaagaataccggagtgtgttgccatgttcatctctaggagatcttcctgacccagggatggaacctgcatctcctacattataggtggattatttaccactgagccaccaagaaagccccttCCTATGAATATATGTCAGTTCATTCATTGACTTAAGACCCAATCAACATTTCCAGGAATTCAGGGATTTTCCTAAGGATTTAGTCTAGTACATGAGAAACAGATATTTGAGTAAGTGgcataaattattataaaagacaAACACCAAATAGAATGATGACAAAAATAACTCATGCACTAACTTCAAATTAAGCAAGGAATGCAGAAAAACTCAAGCTTGAGAAAGGCAGTGCTGGAGTGTGGAAAGGGCATGGGTTTTGCAGTTGGGCAGGCTTGCATTTCAATCCTCACTTTGCTATTATCTGTGTGTCTACACTCAATTTGTCTGCACCTCAATTCCTCTGGCTGTAAAATGGGGCAATAATGCCAGGTCcagaaataatttttgtgacaccAGAGCAAGTTTCAGTGTTAGATGCTCAGATTCAGCTAGAACTGGTGAAATTTCAGTGAGGGTTGACACTCTTCAGCCAAGTCTTATTTCCTCCCCTGCAGACATCAACAGTTTCCTTCAACACTTGAAGGaaatttttcctcttaaaaaataGTGATCCTAGCCACTTCACATGGTTGTGATGCTGAAATAAGCATTATAAACCACTCAGGACAACAGGTGTTCAATAAGTGACAGATAACACAAGTGATGATGATGAAGTTCCTCAGGCTTCATCAGTGAACAATCACTGTTCCTTAAAATCAGCCTCTCAGGGGTATTAAAACTAAATCTAGCTTTGGAGATTCCTAGAATCACGTCAGGACCACGTCCAGCTTCTTGGACTTCGTCTTTCTTCCTGGACTATGTCTTTTGAGCCTTTTAACACCTAACCTATTTTGCTGCTGttgctttatattttctggtTGAGGACAGTGAGAACGAGAAAGCAATGACCATTAAACAAGGCAGGGGAAAGATGATGGAACAAAGCAAGGAGGGCAGCATCACTCAGGAAGGAGAGCAGCAGCTTCTGCCAagttggggaagggggagggaaagCTCACGGGCCATGGTACTCACCGCGGCCCACCACCAGGCGTGTGGGATACTGGTGAAGTTAGTGCCCTGCACGTCGTGCTCCACGGAGTAGACTGCGGCAGCGAAGGTGAGGATGCCCATGGTGATGAAGAGCATCAGGCAGCCCACTTGCTGGTAGCACTGGCGCAGCGTGAAGCCAAAGGCGCGCAGACCTGTGGAGTGGCGCGCCAGCTTGAGGATGCGGAAGATGCGAAGGAGGCGCATGACGCGCAGTACCTGGCCCACCTTGCCCACGCGGCCCATCGTCTCAAGGTCATGCTCCCGCGGCGAGCCCTTGACGTGCAGCTGGTCCTCGCTGGTGAAGCACTCAAGCAGCAGCTGCAGGTAGAGTGGCAGGATGGCCACCAGGTCCACCAGGTTGAGGGCGCTGCGCGCAAAGCGCCGCAGGTCGGGCGTGGAGGCCAGGCGCAGCAGGAACTCAAGCGTGAAGAAGGCCATGCACAGTGTCTCCACATGCTCCAGAAAGGGCCGCGGGTTGCCGCCGCCCTCGCCGCGCTCCGGCTGCTGCTGCATCTCTTCCACCGTGTTGAGTGCCAGCGCCACGACGGAGATGAGCACGAAGAGGCTGGAGGCCACCCCAATGGCCTTGGCGGCCACGGATGAGAAGGGCTTCTCCATGAGGTTCCAGAGGCGGCGCCGCTGCGCCCCATAGAAGCGCATGTCCTGGAAGAGCTCCTCCGCCTCCTCTGCCTGCGCCTGGGCACGCAGCTCGCGCTGGATCTTGAGTTGCTCGCTCAGGTCGTCGCGCCGCTCCTCGAAGCAGATGCGGCAGCAACGCGGCGTGTACTTGAGACGCACGCCCCAGTAGCccagctcctccaggaagctgCGCGGGCACAGCTCGTCACGCACCAGCAGTACCCCGGACGAGTAGAAGTTGTAGATGAGCTGGAATACCTCAGGGTCGCGGTCGAAGAAGTATTCATCCGTTTGCACCTCGTAATCGTCGCACAAGCCCAGCTGGCGGCTGCGGCTGGTGGACGTGGCCAGGCGGCCCAGGCGCGTCTTGGGGTAACAGGCCAGCTCTGTGTAGTCCAGGTGGTAGCTGTGGCCGCCCACGTTCACGTTCAGCGTGGTGGACACGAGTGGAGTGTCGGCACCGCCGCCTTCCGCTCGCTCAGTAGTGGCGGCGGCCTCCCCTGGCTGTCGGTCCTCCTCCTCGGCCGGCTCGTCCTTCCacagctcctcctcctcttccccatcCTCATCCTCCTCTATATAGTAGTTATAGTTGCCCTCGATCCACGGTGGGATGCTGGCCTGGGAACCTGAGCGGCCCCCCACAGAGCAGATGCTCCTGCGGTGGGATTGACTCCCCACCTCCTGGGCCGCGTCTTCACCCTCTGTAGTACTCCAGGACCTCTGGCCCCAGGACCGTCTCCTCTCAGTCTGTTTCAGCATAGCTGGAGGAATGGGAGCCCTGGCTTTGCCCTCCTGGCCGTGGTCGGGTCCCTAGCCTGCTCACTGCCCCTAGGAGTTGGTCATGTGCCCTCTACTGTCTCAGAGAGAAAGGCCTGGACCAGCAGACCTGGGGTCCCCAGCATTGCCCTGAGAACTGGCCTTCCTCAGGCTCTGGACAGCCCAGTCCAGCCTGTCTGTTCTGGGCACATATGCCAACAGCTGTTGACTGCTTTAATCTTGCTGGTAGGGAAGAAGCAAGTGTTAGAAGGGATTTAAAGACTCTTAGTTTCCACCCCACCCTCTCTGTGACGCAGAGGATGATTATGTGGCCTTAAATCTGTAGATAAGCAGAAGGTGGCAGAGTTGATTGCTAATAAAAGTGTCTGCCAACCGTGCCCTTAGGAAGCGAGCAGTGTCAGTGTGCTGAGATGGCATCAACTGAATTTGCTATAGAATGTAGAAGCCTGTGTCTTGACACTTTACTGTTGAAGTTGCAGCCTCTGTCCTAGGTAAACCCACCATGAACAGGGACAGAAATGACAATAGAATGCTTAAAAAGTGGACCTCCTGACAAGTGTTTCCTCTCAGCATTTACCTTTTGTTtagatcatcagttcagttcagtcgctcagtcatgtccgactctttgcgaccccacgaaccacagcacaccagacctccctgtccatcaccaactcctggagtccacccaaacccatgtccactaagtcagtgatgccatccaaccatctcatcctctgttgttcccttctcctcctgccctcaatctttcctagcatgaaggtcttttccaacgagtcagctctttgcatcaggtggccaaaatattggagtttcagctttaacatcagtccttccaatgaacacccaggactgatctcctgtaggatggactggttggatctccttatagtccaagggactctcaagagtcttctccaacaccacagttcaaaagcatcaattcttcagtgctcagctttccttatagtccaactctcacatccatacatgaccactggaaaaatcatagccctgactagatggacctttgttgacaaagtaatgtctctgctttttaatacgctgtctaggttggtcataactttccttccaaggataagcatcttttaatttcatggctgcagtcaccctctgcagtgattttggagcccaaaaataaagtcatccactgtttccactgtttccctatctatttcccatgaagtgatgggaccagatgccatgatcttcattttctgaatgttgagctttaagccaactttttcactctcctctttcactttcatcaagaggctctttatggAAGATCTCAAATGATCTCATTCCCatccagtcacatgatcacacttttttccccctacatGTATTCCTCCTGCAGCACTGCTCTAAAGTCTAGTCTGATCTTTGAGTCCCTCtcagcttttctctctctctttgtgtctctctgtttttttctttttttctgtctctgactctccctcccttcttttaaAGAATAAGGACATTTTGTAAGGTAGAATGTTCTTAAGGTCTTGCAGCCCTGCCCAGCTGTATCAAGTAACGAGACTTCCTTCCATGAAAAAGTCTTCATCACTCTTCAAGAcctcacttaagaaaaaaattctcctGCTCTGTGTAAGACAGTGTGCTAGATGCTGGAGATAGAAACTTGATAGAGACAGAGTTGCAGCCCTCAAGTTGTTCTTGGTTTGTAGGTGATACAAATACATATACAAGCACAACAAATAAGTGAGTGAAAAATACAGGGGTAGCAGAGAAGAGGAAGGGATTAGTTTCAAGCAAGAATTTGTTGCTGaattcaatttattaatattttgaatagCTAATATATGTTCCtgacaaaatatttgaaaggtGCAAAGATGCATTTCAGTAGAAAATTTCTTTCTCCCCCAACTCGAACTTCTAGCTATTATTGAGTATACCTCTGAGGTTTTGATTACCCTTCCAGAAATATTCTAAACGTATACAAGCAAAACCCTGTCTCCATCTATATCATCTGAATAGCTCTTTATTATTAACACAAATTATAGTAGGCGATTCACTttgcttccctcgtggctcagctgataaagaatctgcctgcaatgcgggagacctgggttgggaagatcccctgaaaaagggaaagtatacccactccagtattctggcctggagaattccatgaactatatagtccatggggtcgcaaagagtaggacatgactgagcgacttccactttcactttgcgATTTTCCAATTAACCATATATCTTAGAGGTGTTTTCATATCTGAACATGAATATCTGCCTCATCTTGAAGGTAGCCACTTAGTAGTTTGATAGTAACAGATTTCAGGTTGTTTTCTATCTTGGTTCTTATAAACAATGATACAGCTAATAACCTAGTACCCACACTATTTTACCTGTGTTAGGATGTATGCAAGATAGATTGTTAGATGTGGAGCTGTTACCTCAAAGACCatatatttgtaattttgatTGATGGTGTCAGATTTCCTTTATGAAAGCTTTACTAATTGACAGCtcatcagtgtatgaaagtgTATTATCACACTCCTTGTGCTctgccattttatagatgaaagatGATGCATGagttaattttactttatatttctcTTATTGTGAATacaactgagcatcttttcatgtgattaagAGCTGCTgtatctttctctatttttcacTGAGTTTTTGGTATTTTCTTACTGATTCATTGGAGAGCTTTCTATATTATGAAAATAGACCTATTGCCTGGGATATGAATTACAAATACTTTTCCTGTTATCCTTTGGTGAAATTCTTTTCCAtgtaagatatttattttatgacttCTCGGTGTTATGTCATATTAAAATGTCTTTGCCTCTCTGCCattcttaaaaaatttacttGTTACAGTTTCATTTTTCATGCAAGGATTTGATCCATCAGGAATTAATTTTGATGTTGACAGTGAAGTAGAGACCCAGCTTtattttctgggattttatctgGATGTTCAAATGCATTAATTGAATAATCTTATCTTTTCCTTGTGGATTTGTTGTGTTATTTTTATCATGTagttcagttctaactgtgctTCAGAGGTGTTGGGACAGGTAACAGTTGCTACAAGGTTTGCACTCGATAGATTAACATCGGCAGATGGTGTTCAGCTTCCAACAGGGCTTAGACTTACAAGCTTCCAATAAAGCCTCAGAGGTCAGGCCTGGCCTCTTGAGTTGCTTAGTGAATTTCCAAGGTTCTCCAGCATACAATATTGatgctttttctcttctttaggcTGT
Coding sequences within it:
- the KCNV2 gene encoding potassium voltage-gated channel subfamily V member 2, which translates into the protein MLKQTERRRSWGQRSWSTTEGEDAAQEVGSQSHRRSICSVGGRSGSQASIPPWIEGNYNYYIEEDEDGEEEEELWKDEPAEEEDRQPGEAAATTERAEGGGADTPLVSTTLNVNVGGHSYHLDYTELACYPKTRLGRLATSTSRSRQLGLCDDYEVQTDEYFFDRDPEVFQLIYNFYSSGVLLVRDELCPRSFLEELGYWGVRLKYTPRCCRICFEERRDDLSEQLKIQRELRAQAQAEEAEELFQDMRFYGAQRRRLWNLMEKPFSSVAAKAIGVASSLFVLISVVALALNTVEEMQQQPERGEGGGNPRPFLEHVETLCMAFFTLEFLLRLASTPDLRRFARSALNLVDLVAILPLYLQLLLECFTSEDQLHVKGSPREHDLETMGRVGKVGQVLRVMRLLRIFRILKLARHSTGLRAFGFTLRQCYQQVGCLMLFITMGILTFAAAVYSVEHDVQGTNFTSIPHAWWWAAVSISTVGYGDMYPETHLGRLFAFLCIAFGIILNGMPISILYNKFSDYYSKLKAYEYTAIRRERGNVEFLQRAGKKIAECLAGSNSQATPRLNS